The sequence below is a genomic window from Candidatus Bathyarchaeota archaeon.
CACACCTACGAGACGACTGGTGCCACACCACACCGATATCCAGCAGTAACATGATCTTTGCCGCAGGACCACGTGCTAACTTAGGCACCGAATACTTTAACGAGTTTCTCAACGCCTTCTTCGCTCGAGGCGAATACGTAACAACCGACACTGGACACGCAAACAAAATCCTAGCACTATCCTGCTGGGACAAAAACACCTTCGGCAGCGGGTATGGAGTCATATCAGTCTACAAAGACATAAACGGAACCATAGGCTTGGTGTTCTGGGGTTACGACGGCCAAGACTTCTACTACACCACCCAATGGTTCTGGGATATTCCAGATGGAATAACGGCACCAGACGGAACAACAGTGTATTCAGGGATCGAATACCTACAACACGAGAACCGCGGAGTAACCGACATAATCCTAGAAATAGACTACCCAACAGACGACCCAATACACCCAACAGTATCAATCACAGAACGCCTAGGCACCATCAGCGAGAAGGAACAACACGACTGCTAAAGTCGCCAAAACCCCTTTTCTTTTTTATACCCTTTCTATTAAGCTTCAGTTGGCATTAGAACAGTTATGTGCGCACGGCTTTTTAATGAAGGATAAGTATGCTCTCTAGCGGCAGGCTAACATTTCACAAGAAACTTCTTCGAATGGTAAGTTGCAACATTAACCGAGAGACTTATCCACAACGTTTTCTCACTAAAGCTTCCACAATTTCATAGCCAATTACTGGTAACTCCAGTTTTCTCAATCTGCTCAGATTTTTGTGTTTCTGATAAAATCCCACATCTGGTCCGGCCAAACCAATCCTTGTCGATAAGTGGATGACCAAGTCTATAAGAGGAAATCTCACTGGATGGGTTTCCACATTTATTACTTCAAAGCCATCGCCAGTAATTAAATCTACAAATTCCTCTGCAGACGAATACTCTCTAACATGGGTAGGATCTAACCTAAATGAACCTTCTTTGAAATAAATGTAAAAACCCCACCACTTTTTGATCACGGAAGATATATACGCTAAACCATCAGTCTTTAAAAGACGTTCAATTCCTAATACCAATGTACGATCATTTTTTACATGTTCCATTAACTGTGCGCAAATTACAAAATCGAATGAGGAATCAGTTAACTGTTTGAGATCTAAAGCGTCTGAGATCACTCCCTTAACAAATGGAAGATTCTCCTTCAGCCGCTCTATCCTATCTTGAGAAAGATCTACACCTACAATTTCCTCCGCGTTTCCTAAAAGCCCTTTTTTATATAAGGCGAAGATAAGCTTCCCATCTCCGCATCCAAGATCAAGCATAGTGAACTTTATGGATTTGTTCAGTGAAGTTAAAGCCGACTCGAGCAGTCTAGAAACGTCTTTACCATAAAAAATCACGTGCATTTTTGAATAACGTTGAAATAAGTTATTCTCCATCAATCAAAAGCTTCCTATATGATATAGTTTGAAGGATTCTATTTCAATCGAGACCTCACAACAGATAATCAATTTGACAATGTAAGTAAACGCGGAGTTATTTTATAAAAATTCTGCAAAGAAAAATAAAATAGCTGAGAAGTTTGACGAGCGCGCACGCATGTGTGTATGTTCTCGCATACTTGCAAGAAATCTAAATCTATGATTTGGAAGTCTCTGCTAACCACTTCAAGAGATTCGTTGCAATTCTGCAATATTTCTATAAAATACATCTATAAGATTTCGAAGTATGCCCCTTATATAGGCGTGTGCTAAAAAACAGTTAGAGAATCGGTAAAAGAGAAAGGAGAATAAAAAATGAAGAAATATCTTTCGATATGCTGTGTTGTTTTATTAATAATTTCAGCGTTATCGATAGGCGCTGAACGCTTAAGCATCCATGCTGACGTTACGGATACATACGTAACTCTAGACAAAACTGCTACAGACTACGAGATTACTTGCGGCCAAGAGATTCTGGTGAATCTTACTGTGAACGGCACGGGGGTTGGGGGACCTTTGGATATAATGTTAGTGATCGACCGCTCCGGCAGTATGCTGGGCCAACCACTTGACGCAGCTAAAGTCGCAGCGAAATCCTTTGTCGACAATCGCAGCTTCACTGGAGACCCAGCTACGAGCGACTGGGTTGGAGTCAGTTCCTATGCTACTACTGCAAGCCTTGATCAAGGATTGACGGATAACTCAGCCTTAGCCAAGTCAGCAATCAACGGGTTGTCTGCGGGGGT
It includes:
- a CDS encoding class I SAM-dependent methyltransferase — translated: MHVIFYGKDVSRLLESALTSLNKSIKFTMLDLGCGDGKLIFALYKKGLLGNAEEIVGVDLSQDRIERLKENLPFVKGVISDALDLKQLTDSSFDFVICAQLMEHVKNDRTLVLGIERLLKTDGLAYISSVIKKWWGFYIYFKEGSFRLDPTHVREYSSAEEFVDLITGDGFEVINVETHPVRFPLIDLVIHLSTRIGLAGPDVGFYQKHKNLSRLRKLELPVIGYEIVEALVRKRCG